The Hyperolius riggenbachi isolate aHypRig1 chromosome 3, aHypRig1.pri, whole genome shotgun sequence genome window below encodes:
- the LOC137562084 gene encoding uncharacterized protein translates to MPSPTTFTTTSIKTTATPTTTTTIYSTTAPTATLSFSTTTMPSPTTATTTSTKTTTTPTTTTATLETPTTSTPPLSTSTTTIPATTPTSTSTTPTTTKTTSALSTSTSKTSSTATPTTASTTPTTTKTASTLSTATTNTSSTATIFTTSTPTTITTISTTTAPTTTIFYSTTTMLFPATATTTSIKTTTTPTTTIATSATPTTSTLPPYSPNNNKDYFCLIYSNFNNFIHSNSYHNNYSNFHYNRSSNN, encoded by the exons ATGCCATCTCCCACCACATTTACAACAACTTCCATCAAAACAACTGCAACTCCTACAACAACTACCACAATTTACTCAACAACAGCTCCAACCGCAACTTTATCTTTTTCTACCACAACTATGCCATCTCCCACCACAGCTACAACAACTTCCACTAAAACTACAACAACTCCCACCACAACTACAGCAACCTTAGAAACTCCAACAACTTCAACCCCACCCCTATCAACTTCTACCACAACTATACCAGCTACAACTCCTACCTCAACTAGTACAACCCCAACAACAACAAAGACTACTTCCGCCTTATCTACATCAACTTCAAAAACTTCATCCACAGCAACTCCTACCACAGCTAGTACAACCCCAACAACAACTAAGACTGCTTCCACCTTATCTACAGCTACTACTAACACCTCATCCACAGCAACTATTTTCACAACTTCAACTCCTACAACAATTACCACAATTTCCACAACAACAGCTCCAACCACAACTATATTTTATTCTACCACAACTATGCTATTTCCAGCCACAGCTACAACAACTTCCATTAAAACTACAACAACTCCTACCACAACTATAGCAACCTCAGCAACTCCAACAACCTCAACCCTACCCCCA TACAGCCCCAACAACAACAAAGACTACTTCTGCCTTATCTACAGCAACTTCAACAACTTCATCCACAGCAACTCCTACCACAACAACTACAGCAATTTCCACTACAACCGCTCCAGCAACAATTAA